A stretch of DNA from Thermanaerosceptrum fracticalcis:
TCCTCTGGCAGCCAGTGTAAATCTTCTGCAACGGGCCTGGAACAGCCAACCTCACCTTTTAAAGCCTCAGCCAACTGGAATGCGAGCTTTAGGTCGTCCTGGGAGGCCCAACCCCTACCTACACCTACTACTAATTTAGCGTCTTTGATATTAACACTGTCTTCACCTTTTTCTCTAACTTCCACCACTTTAATCCGGTCACTGCCATACTGAGGAAAATCAGTTATCTCGCCAGTTCTCTCTTCCATTACTCCTTGTTCAAAAGTATAGGGAGGAACTGTAGCGATAATTGCCGAACCCCGGCTTTCTAACCAGGCGGTAGCAAGACCGCCATACATCATTCTACGGAAAGAGAAGTTTTCGTTTTCCTGTTTTATTTCCTGTACATCACTGACACAGCCAATATCCAATATGGCTGCAGCACAGGCCGCAATCTCTTTTCCGGTACGAGTACCACCAACCAGTATTAGCTTAGGATTTTCGTCCTTGATTACTTTAACTAGGGCTTCACTGCAGGACGCCAGGGGTACCCCGGCTATTTTAGGCAACACACAAACCTTATCAGCACCCAGCTTTATAGCTTTTTCCGCAGTCTCCCTGTCGGGTACTACACCGATTACTTTATCCTGATTACCAGAAGAGAGCCGTTTGGCTTCACTTACTAATTCTAAGGCAAGATCTTGTTGTTCACTAAAGAATAAAATAGTCACGGTTCCACCCCTTTCTAACCCAACAGTCCTTCTTTTCGTAAAATTTCTAGAGCTTTCTGAGCAAGCACCTGTGGATTATCTCCCTCAATCTTGTTTTGCCTCCTTGACATATCTGTACCTAAAACACTCTTTATGACGAAAGGCTCTTTCTCAGTTGCCATATCTATACCCACTTCTTCAACCGTCAGGCTCCTGGTAGGTTTCTTGGCTGCACCCAGGATTTGTTTCAAGCTCGGGATCCGTGGCTTATTGATGTCAGGGAGAACGGTTATTACTACGGGTAATTGGGCCTCTACAACTTCAATACCATTTTCCAGCTTCCGTTCGGCAATGACCTTGTCACCCTGAAGAGTGATTTTATTGACACAGGTAATGGAAGGTATTCCCAAAAGTACTGCCACCCTAGGACCAACCTGCTGGTTATACCAGTCGCTGGACCCTTCCCCACAGATAATCATGTCATATTCGCCAATCTGTTTGACCAGGCCGGATAGACACTTAGATATGAGTCCGGCATCTACATTACCTAAGCGGTCATCAGCAACGTACACAGCCTGGGCTGGCCCTCTGGAGAGGACATCTTTAAGGGAATTCTTCACCTGGCTGTTGCCAACGGTGATGGCGGTTACCTCAGCGCCCTGCTCCTCCACCAGTTGAACTCCTACCTCAATGGCATTACGATCATATTCATTAATCTTGTATGTTGTCTTATCAAAGACTAATTCCCGTGTACGACCCTCAATTTTTATATCAGCTTCGTCAACTACCCATTTATAACAGGCAATAATTTTCGGCATATGCGCCCTCCTTCCTTACTAGCGTAAGACTTGTCCAGCAATTACCATTCTTTGGACTTCGGAAGTACCTTCGTAAATTTCTGTAATCTTAGCATCACGCATAAATCTCTCCACGGGATAATGGGTAGTAAAACCATATCCGCCATGAATCTGTATTGCTTTTATAGAAACCTGCATAGCAGTTTCAGAGGCAAATAGCTTGGCCATGGCCGCTTCTTTACTGAAAGGCTCGCCCTGATCCTTTAACCAGGCTGCATTATAAACCAGATGACGAGCTGCCTGAATTTGCGTAGCCATGTCCGCAATCATCCACTGAATGGCCTGGAAAGAGGCGATAGGTTTACCAAACTGTTGTCTCTCTTTTGCATAGTTCACAGCAGCATCTAGACAGGCTTGGGCAATACCCAAGGCTTGAGCCGCGATACCGACCCTTCCTACATCGAGGGCCTTCATAGCTACTTTGAATCCTTCACCTTCTTTACCAAGGAGGTTTTCCTTAGGCACCTTGCAGTTATTGAAAATTATTTCCGCTGTTTGCGAAGCTCTGATGCCTAACTTATCTTCTATTTGGCCAACCTGGAAACCAGGAAACTCTTTCTCCACAATAAAGGCGCTGATACCTTTAGTACCTTTGGACTGATCAGTCATAGCCATAACAATATAAATATCGGCCTGACCGCCGTTTGTAATAAAGATTTTACTACCATTTAATATATAGTGGTCACCACTTAACACAGCCGTTGTCTTTTGCGCAGCAGCATCAGTACCGGCCGATGGCTCTGTCAGACAAAAAGCACCCAGTTTCTCACCAGAGGCAAGGGGCTTTAGGTACTTTTCTTTTTGGGCTTCTGTCCCGAATTCATAAATTGGCTGGCATCCCAGGCCCACATGGGTCGAAACTATAACACCAGTAGAGGCACAGCCCCGGGACAACTCTTCAACTACCATAGCAAAACTTAAAGTATCGGCGCCGGCTCCACCCCACTCTTCAGGGAAGGGTATTCCCAAAAGGTTTAGTTCTTTCATACGCGCCACCAGTTCCGTAGGGAAACGGTGGTTACGGTCATTATCGGCGGCCTGGGGCTTCACTTCTTCCTCGACAAATTCTCTAACCATATTTCTAATTAATTCTTGTTCTTCACTCAGTCTAAAATTCATGAATCTCCCTCCTCCTGGTTTAATTACAACTTTATAATAAATTCCGTTTTTTTGCTTCCGCCCTCAACTCATCGCGAAAATCGGGATGGGCGATATTGATTAAGGCTTCGGCCCGCTGGCGCAATGTTTTGCCACGCAAGTTGGCTGCGCCATACTCAGTCACAATATAATGAACATCATTGCGAGATGTGGTAACTGCAGCACCTTCGTCCAGCCGTGCAACAACACGCGAAACCGTACCTTTAGCGGCCGTAGAGGGAATGGCAATGATGGAACGGCCATTTTTGGCACGAACAGCGCCGCGGACAAAGTCCACCTGACCACCGACACCGCTGTACTGCTGGTAGCCGATGGTTTCAGCCGCTACCTGACCCATGAGGTCCACCTGTATAGCCGAGTTAATGGAAACCATATTGTCATTCTGGCAGATGATAAAGGGATCATTGGTATAGTTGCCGGGATAAAACTCCACCATGGCATTTTCATGGAGAAAGTCGTAAAACTCCCGAGTACCCATGGCAAAATTGCTTACAATTTTCCCCGGGTGAAGGGTTTTCTTACGGCCCGTGATAACCCCGCTCTTTACCAGCTCCATGACCCCGTCGGAAATCATCTCCGAGTGAATGCCCAGGTCCTTCCTGTCCTTCAGGAACGTCAAAACAGCGTCGGGAATGGCCCCGATCCCCAGTTGCAAGGTATCACCGTCTTTGATGAGCTGGGCAATGTTGTTGCCGATTTTCTCTTCCACAGGACCTATCTTAGGCCGATCCAAGACATAAAGGGGATGGGTGTTTTCCACGAAATAATCGATTTCCGAAACGTGAAGGAATGTATCACCATACACTTTGGGCATTTGCTCATTAACTTCCGCTACAACAATCCGGGCACATTCTGCCGCCGGTTTACTGTAGTCGATGGATATACCTAAACTGCAATACCCGTCTTTATCGGGTGGAGAAACCTGAATTAAGGCCACATCTACCGGCAGGTATGCGTCACGGAAAAGCCGCGCAATTTCCGAAATGAATACGGGCGTATATTCTGCTCTCCCCTGGGCAATAGCCTCCCGGGTGGGAGCGCCGGCAAACATTGAATTGTGACGGAAACTTTTCGCGTATTCAGGCCGGCAATATTTACCCGGTCCCATAGGGACCTGGTGTATAATTTCCACGTTTTCCAGTTCACCGGCCCGGGCCACCAGGGCTTCAATAGTCGACCAAGGTTCGCCGCAGGCATGCTGCACGACAACCCGATCCCCCGAATGAATGCACTTTACTGCTTCTTCTGCGGAAACCGTTCTTTCCGCATAAATTTTCTGCCACCAAACCACTTACTCATCCCTCCTGCTACTTAAGAATCGTCTGGCCTCCTTAAGAAGCTCTTCGCTAACCCCGAAAACGGCTTCCACACCTTTTACCCAGGGTAGGGCCGCTTGCACCGTTTCTTTGACCACATTTTCCAGTGTTAAGTGGGCGGCGGGGCATAAGCCGCATGCCCCTGTTAACTCCACCCGCAAAACAT
This window harbors:
- a CDS encoding electron transfer flavoprotein subunit alpha/FixB family protein; amino-acid sequence: MTILFFSEQQDLALELVSEAKRLSSGNQDKVIGVVPDRETAEKAIKLGADKVCVLPKIAGVPLASCSEALVKVIKDENPKLILVGGTRTGKEIAACAAAILDIGCVSDVQEIKQENENFSFRRMMYGGLATAWLESRGSAIIATVPPYTFEQGVMEERTGEITDFPQYGSDRIKVVEVREKGEDSVNIKDAKLVVGVGRGWASQDDLKLAFQLAEALKGEVGCSRPVAEDLHWLPEERYIGISGQVIKPNLYLATGISGQVQHISGIRDAKVIFAIDKNENAPIFQMADYYIVGDLYQIIPALLKELGR
- a CDS encoding electron transfer flavoprotein subunit beta/FixA family protein; the protein is MPKIIACYKWVVDEADIKIEGRTRELVFDKTTYKINEYDRNAIEVGVQLVEEQGAEVTAITVGNSQVKNSLKDVLSRGPAQAVYVADDRLGNVDAGLISKCLSGLVKQIGEYDMIICGEGSSDWYNQQVGPRVAVLLGIPSITCVNKITLQGDKVIAERKLENGIEVVEAQLPVVITVLPDINKPRIPSLKQILGAAKKPTRSLTVEEVGIDMATEKEPFVIKSVLGTDMSRRQNKIEGDNPQVLAQKALEILRKEGLLG
- a CDS encoding acyl-CoA dehydrogenase; this translates as MNFRLSEEQELIRNMVREFVEEEVKPQAADNDRNHRFPTELVARMKELNLLGIPFPEEWGGAGADTLSFAMVVEELSRGCASTGVIVSTHVGLGCQPIYEFGTEAQKEKYLKPLASGEKLGAFCLTEPSAGTDAAAQKTTAVLSGDHYILNGSKIFITNGGQADIYIVMAMTDQSKGTKGISAFIVEKEFPGFQVGQIEDKLGIRASQTAEIIFNNCKVPKENLLGKEGEGFKVAMKALDVGRVGIAAQALGIAQACLDAAVNYAKERQQFGKPIASFQAIQWMIADMATQIQAARHLVYNAAWLKDQGEPFSKEAAMAKLFASETAMQVSIKAIQIHGGYGFTTHYPVERFMRDAKITEIYEGTSEVQRMVIAGQVLR
- a CDS encoding acetyl-CoA hydrolase/transferase family protein, with amino-acid sequence MVWWQKIYAERTVSAEEAVKCIHSGDRVVVQHACGEPWSTIEALVARAGELENVEIIHQVPMGPGKYCRPEYAKSFRHNSMFAGAPTREAIAQGRAEYTPVFISEIARLFRDAYLPVDVALIQVSPPDKDGYCSLGISIDYSKPAAECARIVVAEVNEQMPKVYGDTFLHVSEIDYFVENTHPLYVLDRPKIGPVEEKIGNNIAQLIKDGDTLQLGIGAIPDAVLTFLKDRKDLGIHSEMISDGVMELVKSGVITGRKKTLHPGKIVSNFAMGTREFYDFLHENAMVEFYPGNYTNDPFIICQNDNMVSINSAIQVDLMGQVAAETIGYQQYSGVGGQVDFVRGAVRAKNGRSIIAIPSTAAKGTVSRVVARLDEGAAVTTSRNDVHYIVTEYGAANLRGKTLRQRAEALINIAHPDFRDELRAEAKKRNLL
- a CDS encoding NifU family protein → MARKEELEKVLNERVRHVLREHGGDLRVVELTGGNVLRVELTGACGLCPAAHLTLENVVKETVQAALPWVKGVEAVFGVSEELLKEARRFLSSRRDE